CCCTGCTGCGTAAAGCCCTCCGCCTGCACCCCGATCGGGATTTGCCTTCTTTTCCAAAGGAGAATTTCTTCCAGTGGGCAAAGCGCCGGGGACTGGACCGGCAGCGATCAGGCAATCATCAGGTTGCCTACTTTGCCGGATGCACCGCCGGCTATCTGTTTCCCGCCATCGGGCGCAGCGTGGTGGAGATCCTGGAACACAACGGAGCGACGGTGTTTGTCCCGCCCCAACAGTGCTGCGGCATGCCGTTTCTGGCAGAAGGGGACCGAAAACGTACCCTGGAGTTGGCCGAGGCCAACATGAAAAAATTACTCGAAACCTGTCAAGCCGGCAACGACCTGATTTATTCCTGTCCCACCTGCGGTTTTTTTCTGAAAAAACTGCTCAAGGAAAAAGCCTATTATTCAGAAACATTTCAGAAATCGGTGAACGCGGCCGACGATGAATTCAAGGTGCCCGCCCCGGAAAAGGGAGAAGGGCAGTTCTGGCATCTGAAAAAGAACATGTATCATCATCTCCTGAAGGATGACGGCTATTTTGCCAGCATCGATCCCATGGCGCGGATTGAACTGGCTGATCATCTTTTCGATTTCGGCGTTTACCTGAAAAATCTCCTCGATAAAGGCAAACTCGCCACCGATTTTGCACCGATCCCGAAACGTATGGCCTATTTTGCTCCCTGCCATCTGCGGGAGCAGAAAATGGGGCGTCCCTACCTCGATCTTTTGAAACTGATTCCGGAAT
This portion of the Syntrophotalea acetylenica genome encodes:
- a CDS encoding heterodisulfide reductase-related iron-sulfur binding cluster is translated as MDSPDEKNKQTPQKILRDVMRLCADCDTCRTMMEEDCAFFLELYKLWDQEHEDGIPITEEQLRYLAELCTLCGLCPCQKIPMDVMEAKSRFIEREGMPLATRLLNDVPRMARLCGAFPDLVKALQSNKVSGPLLRKALRLHPDRDLPSFPKENFFQWAKRRGLDRQRSGNHQVAYFAGCTAGYLFPAIGRSVVEILEHNGATVFVPPQQCCGMPFLAEGDRKRTLELAEANMKKLLETCQAGNDLIYSCPTCGFFLKKLLKEKAYYSETFQKSVNAADDEFKVPAPEKGEGQFWHLKKNMYHHLLKDDGYFASIDPMARIELADHLFDFGVYLKNLLDKGKLATDFAPIPKRMAYFAPCHLREQKMGRPYLDLLKLIPELDIEAVGSDYDCCGMGGVFGFKEHFHEKSLDLGEPLMKKFHAHNPQAIVTDCMSCRLQFKHCLPYPVYHPVEVLAMAYGGSASSE